From a region of the Sinorhizobium sp. B11 genome:
- a CDS encoding iron ABC transporter permease: MNARKSSFAIGFVVAATLLIVLAGLLPGAKMLSFDTVLRALFAPDAKIDSILVWTLRLPRSLAAAVAGTGLAVSGYLLQSLTRNPLADPGITGVTAGAVAPIVGCFVLLPWISSAYYPLVGLAGGLAAASVTFWVARGGNGRPLHLALGGVSVSLFLGAITIYVLLLAGPQSTALLFWLSGGFQGRTWSHLIHMLPWIGVGVVGALLLHRVIAMFALSEHAAAAMGLQLDVWKPVLLVLAICPVAGVAPVAGPVAFVGLAAPHIARLLKPQGTIWEIALTAATGAFIVTCADLVARTIAIPKELPVGIITALLGGPVFVYLIQRGRLDFQRDVA; the protein is encoded by the coding sequence ATGAACGCTCGCAAATCCTCTTTTGCCATTGGGTTCGTCGTCGCCGCGACACTGCTGATTGTGCTCGCTGGCTTGCTGCCGGGCGCAAAGATGCTCTCCTTCGATACTGTGCTGCGCGCGCTCTTTGCCCCGGATGCAAAGATCGACTCGATCCTCGTCTGGACCCTGAGATTGCCGCGCAGCCTTGCAGCCGCCGTCGCGGGCACAGGTCTTGCCGTGTCGGGCTACCTTCTGCAGTCGCTGACGCGCAATCCGCTCGCCGATCCCGGCATTACCGGCGTCACTGCGGGCGCTGTCGCGCCGATCGTCGGGTGCTTCGTTCTCCTGCCCTGGATCTCGTCTGCCTATTACCCCCTGGTTGGCCTCGCCGGCGGACTGGCTGCTGCTTCCGTCACCTTCTGGGTGGCCAGAGGCGGCAACGGACGCCCGCTGCACCTTGCGCTCGGCGGCGTCAGCGTTTCGCTCTTCCTTGGCGCAATCACGATCTATGTCCTGCTGCTCGCAGGGCCGCAGTCGACCGCCCTTCTCTTCTGGTTATCAGGAGGCTTCCAGGGCCGCACATGGTCGCACCTCATCCATATGCTGCCGTGGATCGGCGTCGGCGTTGTCGGAGCCCTATTGCTGCACCGGGTCATCGCCATGTTTGCGCTGAGCGAACACGCGGCCGCGGCCATGGGTCTGCAGCTCGACGTCTGGAAGCCGGTCCTGCTTGTTCTCGCAATCTGTCCCGTGGCCGGCGTCGCTCCGGTGGCCGGCCCGGTCGCCTTCGTCGGCCTTGCCGCCCCGCACATCGCTCGTCTTCTCAAGCCGCAGGGCACGATCTGGGAGATCGCGCTCACGGCGGCAACTGGAGCATTTATCGTGACCTGCGCGGATCTGGTTGCTCGAACGATCGCCATTCCCAAGGAATTGCCGGTCGGCATCATCACCGCGCTCCTTGGCGGGCCGGTCTTCGTCTACCTGATCCAGCGCGGCCGCCTCGACTTCCAGCGGGATGTCGCATGA